From the genome of Lentimonas sp. CC4, one region includes:
- a CDS encoding glycoside hydrolase family 95 protein, with protein sequence MKIVKHILCAGLCLTGLAGNLAAEQNSELIAEQPGKALRLWYDAPAPDSDLGWANASIPMGNGYMGVNIFGGTATDRIQITENSLYDWADKNSGLKRRGVNNFAEVYIDFEHDQASNYVRDLNLNEGVSSVQYEHGGVSYSREYFTSYPDKVMVVRLKASEPGKLSFTLRPTIPFIGDGKTGSVSAEGDTVTLSGVMTYYDIKFEGQFKVIPQGGTVEASKATVTVSDADSAVIVIAVGTNYEVDPKVFLTAQPTEKLAGFPHPHEKVSQYIADAAALSYEELLANHQADYKELYDRVSLDLGATQPSIPTDEMVDAYPNGASDLYLEELAFQFGRYMLICSSRAGTLPPHLQGIWNVYARPPWSSQYLHDTNVQMAYAPVFSANLPELFESYAGYFNAFVHRQREYADQYIKQYNPSQLDPDGDNGWSGPFWSNPYNVPGKTPIAGFGTGGWICHMFWDYYDFTRDEALLDETVYPVLYEQSNFISRFVQEIDGKLLAKPSSSPEQYLEGKKKRETIGTTFDQQMFYETHYHTLKAAKILGNTDERLALYEEQLPLLDPIQIGKSGQIKEFREEEFYADAGKSIDPHHRHTSMLLGSYPGQLINGSTPAWLDAVKETLTLRTRKSNIGWARAERVAFWARVYDGDEAYLFYRDLLEGNFMHNLFNDHRGGPLFQADGNYGATAGVAELLLQSQDYVLSPLAALPSAWPDGSYRGLLARGNFEVSAQWSNGQASQLEVLSNAGGTLKLRYPNIAKAAIKTSEGQAVTFAAKGTDQVSIESTKGETYVVSEIPAYVPVAAPSNLKIEQGNRFNRIKLSWAESADAASYNLYRAVGNAPDYELIASDIKGTVFNYKVTDIKEIEQMTLKVAAVGANGRESVHGATVIWLAE encoded by the coding sequence ATGAAGATAGTAAAACATATTTTGTGCGCTGGTTTATGCCTCACAGGCTTGGCTGGTAATTTGGCTGCGGAGCAGAACTCTGAACTGATTGCGGAGCAGCCGGGTAAGGCGCTCCGGCTTTGGTATGACGCACCAGCCCCAGACAGCGACTTGGGCTGGGCCAACGCTTCGATCCCAATGGGCAATGGCTACATGGGCGTCAACATTTTCGGCGGCACTGCGACCGATCGTATCCAAATCACTGAAAATAGTCTCTATGATTGGGCGGACAAAAATAGTGGATTGAAACGGCGTGGTGTGAACAACTTTGCCGAGGTTTACATTGATTTCGAGCATGATCAGGCCAGCAATTACGTCCGGGACTTGAACTTAAATGAAGGTGTCTCTTCGGTGCAGTATGAGCACGGTGGTGTGTCTTATTCACGGGAATATTTCACTAGCTACCCCGACAAGGTCATGGTGGTTCGCTTGAAAGCTTCGGAGCCGGGCAAACTTTCCTTCACATTGCGTCCGACGATTCCATTCATCGGCGATGGCAAGACTGGCTCCGTTTCGGCAGAGGGGGATACAGTTACGCTCTCTGGTGTGATGACTTACTACGACATCAAGTTTGAGGGGCAGTTTAAGGTCATTCCGCAGGGCGGAACGGTTGAAGCATCCAAAGCAACTGTCACAGTATCGGATGCTGACAGTGCGGTGATAGTCATCGCAGTAGGAACGAATTATGAAGTGGACCCTAAGGTTTTTCTGACCGCGCAGCCGACTGAGAAACTTGCTGGATTTCCACATCCACATGAAAAGGTCAGCCAATATATTGCGGACGCAGCAGCGTTATCTTATGAAGAGTTACTGGCGAATCACCAGGCCGATTACAAAGAACTCTATGACCGTGTGAGTCTCGACCTAGGAGCGACTCAGCCGTCGATTCCTACCGACGAAATGGTCGATGCCTATCCAAATGGTGCTTCAGATCTCTATCTCGAGGAGCTCGCGTTCCAATTCGGACGCTACATGTTGATTTGTTCCTCGAGGGCAGGCACACTTCCACCGCACCTTCAGGGAATCTGGAATGTCTATGCGAGACCACCGTGGTCTTCTCAGTATCTGCACGACACGAATGTGCAGATGGCCTATGCGCCAGTCTTCAGTGCGAACTTGCCTGAGCTTTTTGAGTCCTACGCGGGATATTTCAATGCCTTCGTGCATCGTCAGCGCGAGTATGCCGATCAATACATCAAGCAATATAATCCCTCCCAACTCGACCCTGATGGGGATAACGGCTGGTCGGGCCCGTTTTGGTCCAATCCGTATAATGTTCCTGGCAAGACTCCGATCGCTGGCTTCGGCACTGGGGGCTGGATTTGTCATATGTTCTGGGACTACTACGACTTCACTCGCGACGAGGCTCTGCTAGACGAAACCGTCTATCCCGTGTTGTATGAACAGTCCAATTTCATTTCCCGCTTTGTTCAGGAAATCGATGGTAAGCTACTGGCCAAGCCGTCCTCATCCCCAGAGCAATACTTGGAAGGAAAAAAGAAGCGCGAGACAATCGGCACGACCTTCGACCAGCAGATGTTCTATGAAACCCATTATCATACACTGAAGGCTGCCAAAATACTCGGTAACACTGATGAGCGTTTAGCGCTTTACGAAGAACAACTCCCTCTGCTGGATCCGATTCAAATTGGAAAGTCTGGACAAATTAAGGAGTTCCGCGAAGAAGAATTCTACGCCGACGCAGGCAAATCGATCGACCCTCACCATCGACACACGTCCATGCTGCTGGGATCGTATCCGGGGCAGTTAATCAACGGCTCAACTCCAGCATGGCTCGATGCCGTTAAGGAAACCCTAACGCTACGCACCCGAAAATCAAACATTGGGTGGGCACGCGCTGAGCGTGTTGCATTCTGGGCTCGCGTGTATGATGGCGATGAGGCGTATCTTTTCTATCGGGATTTACTGGAAGGGAACTTCATGCACAATTTGTTCAACGATCACCGGGGCGGCCCGCTGTTCCAGGCTGACGGCAACTACGGTGCCACCGCCGGAGTTGCGGAGTTACTCCTCCAGAGCCAAGACTATGTGCTATCACCCTTGGCAGCATTACCGAGTGCTTGGCCGGACGGTAGCTACCGTGGTCTCTTAGCGCGCGGCAACTTCGAGGTCTCCGCACAATGGTCGAACGGTCAGGCCAGCCAGTTGGAAGTATTGTCCAACGCCGGCGGAACGCTTAAGTTGAGGTATCCAAATATCGCGAAGGCTGCCATCAAGACTAGTGAAGGTCAGGCAGTGACGTTCGCAGCCAAGGGCACGGATCAAGTCAGTATCGAGTCTACCAAAGGTGAGACCTATGTGGTGAGTGAAATTCCGGCTTACGTTCCAGTGGCTGCGCCTTCGAACCTAAAGATCGAGCAAGGAAATAGGTTCAACCGCATCAAGCTCTCTTGGGCTGAAAGCGCCGACGCGGCGTCCTACAACCTCTACCGAGCTGTTGGCAACGCACCGGACTATGAGCTCATCGCTTCAGACATCAAAGGCACGGTCTTTAACTACAAAGTGACTGATATAAAAGAGATTGAGCAGATGACTCTCAAGGTCGCTGCAGTAGGTGCAAATGGACGCGAGAGCGTTCACGGTGCTACCGTGATCTGGTTGGCGGAGTAG
- a CDS encoding alpha-L-fucosidase produces the protein MISEKNLRSRLRLLRRGFACEDRAKATSTHSGVTPPAHAGAATVRRNSRWIALAAIVSMVSAVAPVCAQSKDSPPVVAFELSPDDVTAMVASRGVIGGNAEPHFRSGNVVYKFESPEDTVTWKVVVPEDGHYDVNVLFSTQNPTQIEVSSGDSVLNAPAMLRTWKGKPYFWRQAMPGTLALKAGENEVTFRLPEAKPIPGRNDDAPRFGQGVTENFHLFSIELGTAEARAGEVERAKEIRGDASWMVDEKYGIFVHWSARSRSFHGDKQRADWFQESVKLFDVDVFADAVERTGAAWVTFTATHQGFYWPAPNEAVDQVAPGRTSERDLLGEIIDALDQRGIRTLFYLHTGYNGYDPEVWREALGANELGSTAFSDHIEAILRECSLRYGDKLMGFGYMDGALAWDYPLNPDWEAWARAIKAGNPKAVVGLSTNRGPMVSPFSELGVTDSASTISRHDPQLFGPGKQYGDVLPAWWCLMDKNGWYPAKPLNGKISDGPTHSTEEYVAFFKSMAEEGIPVTMNLIMPADVTAEHPVFDPEIMAVMEAVRKAIRGE, from the coding sequence ATGATTTCTGAAAAGAATCTTCGAAGTCGTTTGCGACTCCTACGTAGGGGCTTTGCTTGCGAAGACCGCGCAAAGGCCACAAGCACACATAGTGGTGTAACGCCTCCTGCCCACGCGGGTGCCGCAACTGTCCGCCGTAACAGTCGATGGATCGCCTTAGCGGCGATTGTATCGATGGTGAGCGCGGTTGCGCCTGTGTGCGCTCAATCGAAGGACTCACCTCCGGTTGTCGCCTTTGAATTGAGCCCAGATGACGTCACCGCAATGGTCGCTTCGCGCGGTGTAATCGGTGGAAATGCGGAGCCGCATTTCCGGAGTGGTAATGTCGTCTATAAGTTTGAGTCGCCTGAGGATACGGTGACTTGGAAAGTCGTCGTGCCCGAGGATGGTCACTATGACGTGAATGTGCTGTTCAGCACTCAGAATCCTACACAAATCGAAGTGAGCTCGGGCGACTCAGTGCTCAACGCGCCTGCGATGCTTCGGACTTGGAAAGGGAAGCCATATTTCTGGCGTCAGGCGATGCCCGGAACATTGGCTCTGAAAGCGGGTGAGAATGAAGTGACGTTTCGTCTCCCCGAGGCAAAGCCGATACCAGGCAGAAATGATGACGCTCCACGCTTCGGGCAGGGGGTGACCGAGAATTTTCATCTATTCTCAATCGAGCTGGGGACGGCCGAGGCGCGTGCAGGAGAGGTCGAACGGGCGAAGGAGATCCGAGGTGACGCTTCTTGGATGGTGGATGAAAAATACGGAATCTTCGTTCATTGGTCGGCGCGGAGTCGGTCTTTCCACGGCGACAAACAACGAGCGGATTGGTTTCAGGAATCTGTAAAGCTGTTTGATGTCGATGTTTTCGCGGATGCAGTTGAGCGCACGGGAGCCGCATGGGTGACGTTTACCGCGACGCACCAAGGATTCTATTGGCCAGCGCCGAATGAGGCGGTTGATCAGGTCGCGCCTGGACGCACTTCCGAGCGTGACCTGTTGGGCGAGATTATTGATGCGCTTGATCAGCGGGGCATCCGCACACTGTTTTACCTGCATACCGGTTACAACGGCTACGATCCAGAAGTGTGGCGTGAGGCTTTAGGAGCCAATGAGCTGGGCTCGACAGCTTTCAGTGATCATATTGAGGCGATCCTACGTGAGTGTAGCCTGCGCTATGGGGACAAGCTAATGGGCTTTGGATACATGGATGGCGCACTGGCTTGGGACTATCCGCTGAATCCCGACTGGGAAGCGTGGGCACGTGCGATCAAGGCTGGTAACCCCAAGGCGGTGGTCGGACTGAGCACCAATCGTGGGCCGATGGTCAGTCCCTTCAGTGAACTAGGTGTGACTGATAGCGCGTCGACTATTTCCCGCCATGATCCTCAGCTATTCGGTCCCGGGAAGCAGTATGGCGATGTGCTTCCAGCTTGGTGGTGTTTGATGGATAAGAACGGCTGGTATCCGGCCAAGCCTTTGAATGGCAAAATCAGTGACGGGCCGACCCATTCCACCGAAGAGTATGTCGCATTTTTCAAAAGCATGGCGGAGGAAGGTATCCCTGTGACGATGAATCTGATCATGCCAGCGGATGTG
- a CDS encoding Gfo/Idh/MocA family oxidoreductase, with translation MSSYSKNTSRRTFIKNSAFAAGALIAAPQIIKAQTLGNADKNAANSRIGLGFIGTGLIAKGHLASFPGMKEIQPIAVCDVRTSQMSRAQGLLRKKGFKDVATHANYEDVLSNPDVDIVCIATPDHWHAALTIAAMKAGKDVYVEKPMTLTIEEGKAVVKAQEKYQRVLQVGSQQRSSVYFRIAANLVSNGMIGEVQEVHCQLGGFPQPPANEKIVPVPDGFDYDRWLGATPFYEYSKNRALGSFRGGWRCYWDYGNRKYGDIGAHHYDIVQWALGHDNGGPVEFTPKGFNGATHDHYKYADGITVWRDKNSKGHNIRFIGTEGEVLVSRGKIETTPKELVRHRFTDADTLVYESKDHRRNFIDCVQSREATVCPATVGNRTGAVCQLSAIAERLGRTIEWDPQAEQIIGDKEAQSMQGRPRRAGYELPA, from the coding sequence GCACTGATCGCCGCCCCTCAGATTATAAAGGCTCAGACGCTTGGAAACGCAGATAAAAATGCGGCCAACTCTCGCATTGGACTTGGGTTTATAGGCACTGGCCTGATTGCCAAAGGACACCTCGCATCCTTCCCGGGGATGAAGGAGATACAACCGATAGCGGTCTGTGATGTCCGCACCTCTCAGATGAGTAGAGCGCAGGGGCTCCTTCGTAAAAAGGGTTTCAAAGACGTCGCGACGCATGCGAATTATGAAGACGTTTTATCGAATCCTGACGTCGATATCGTTTGCATTGCGACACCGGATCACTGGCACGCTGCGCTCACGATCGCAGCGATGAAAGCAGGTAAGGATGTTTATGTTGAAAAGCCTATGACTTTAACCATCGAAGAAGGCAAAGCGGTGGTCAAAGCGCAGGAGAAATACCAGCGCGTGCTACAAGTCGGCTCTCAGCAGCGCTCAAGTGTGTATTTCCGTATCGCTGCAAACCTTGTGAGTAATGGTATGATTGGTGAAGTGCAAGAAGTGCACTGTCAGTTGGGGGGCTTTCCGCAACCGCCCGCTAATGAGAAAATTGTGCCCGTGCCGGACGGCTTCGACTATGACCGCTGGCTCGGAGCGACACCGTTTTACGAATATTCAAAGAACCGAGCCTTAGGTAGCTTCAGGGGAGGCTGGCGCTGCTATTGGGACTACGGCAATCGCAAATATGGAGATATTGGCGCGCACCATTACGACATCGTCCAGTGGGCACTTGGTCACGACAACGGCGGCCCTGTTGAGTTTACTCCGAAAGGCTTTAACGGTGCTACTCACGATCACTATAAGTATGCAGATGGTATTACTGTTTGGCGTGATAAGAACTCCAAAGGGCATAACATTCGCTTCATCGGCACAGAGGGAGAGGTGCTTGTCAGTCGAGGTAAGATCGAGACGACGCCTAAAGAACTGGTTCGTCACCGGTTTACGGATGCTGACACTCTAGTTTACGAGTCAAAGGACCATCGCCGTAACTTTATCGACTGTGTGCAATCGCGCGAGGCTACGGTCTGCCCAGCAACTGTGGGCAATCGCACTGGGGCTGTTTGTCAACTCTCTGCAATTGCGGAGCGTTTAGGACGAACCATCGAATGGGACCCTCAGGCCGAGCAAATCATAGGAGACAAGGAAGCACAATCGATGCAAGGCCGTCCACGCCGTGCTGGTTACGAATTGCCTGCCTAA